In Castanea sativa cultivar Marrone di Chiusa Pesio chromosome 6, ASM4071231v1, a single window of DNA contains:
- the LOC142639398 gene encoding mitogen-activated protein kinase kinase kinase 18-like yields MEWTRGPAIGRGSTATVSLATAAPSGELFAVKTTELSCSLFLQKEQHLLSQLCCPRIVKYIGYDISYENNKPMYNLCMEYVPGGTLKDAIQRQGGCLVEPMIRSYTEQVLQGLEYLHMNGLAHCDMKSQNILIGKDGAKIADLGCAKLVGRVAGNGGSATSAISGTPMFMSPEVARGEEQGFAADIWALGCTIIEMATGSIPWPEMTNPVSALYRIGFSGEVPEIPRWLSSKAKDFLSKCLRRDPWERWTAKKLLEHPFIAELDSLSVEVKDFTTSSPISVLEQGLWDSMVVLECPRNVPHEVILSNSPAERIKRLIGGTISSVSCEPNWTWDEDWITVRSNGIEENEKLAEKFDEFFADEITAESELALDQVTQMEEFGGLVFDEDLFEYSVDSISAISVRRDFVMEYDGVKDDIVLVILNFESDNENFRILASKLLHLNPNSFNMIFILFLQIEFLYNPSIPLILLESQGKLAGFDLSIPM; encoded by the coding sequence ATGGAGTGGACTAGAGGACCAGCAATAGGCCGCGGCTCCACCGCCACCGTCTCACTAGCCACGGCCGCCCCGTCCGGTGAGCTCTTTGCGGTCAAGACCACCGAGCTCTCTTGCTCTTTGTTCTTGCAGAAAGAACAACATCTTTTGTCTCAACTATGTTGTCCTCGCATAGTTAAGTACATAGGCTATGACATTTCATATGAAAATAACAAGCCTATGTACAATCTTTGCATGGAGTATGTACCTGGTGGCACGCTTAAAGATGCAATTCAAAGGCAAGGAGGGTGTCTAGTTGAGCCTATGATTAGATCATACACAGAGCAAGTTCTACAAGGCTTGGAATATCTTCATATGAATGGCTTGGCGCATTGTGACATGAAGAGCCAGAACATATTGATTGGCAAGGATGGTGCAAAAATTGCCGACTTGGGTTGTGCTAAATTGGTGGGAAGAGTTGCTGGCAATGGAGGTTctgccacatcagcaatttccGGTACTCCGATGTTTATGTCGCCGGAAGTGGCACGTGGAGAAGAGCAGGGTTTTGCAGCTGATATATGGGCTCTTGGATGCACAATCATTGAAATGGCTACTGGAAGTATCCCATGGCCGGAGATGACTAATCCGGTATCAGCTCTTTATCGGATTGGTTTTTCCGGTGAGGTGCCAGAGATTCCAAGGTGGTTGTCAAGTAAAGCTAAAGACTTTTTGAGCAAGTGTTTGAGGAGGGATCCATGGGAAAGGTGGACAGCTAAAAAGCTTCTTGAGCATCCATTTATTGCAGAATTGGATTCTCTTTCTGTGGAAGTTAAGGACTTTACTACGAGTTCTCCAATTAGTGTATTGGAACAGGGTCTTTGGGATTCAATGGTAGTGTTGGAATGTCCTAGGAATGTACCCCATGAAGTTATTTTGTCCAATTCTCCAGCTGAAAGGATCAAAAGGTTGATTGGAGGGACTATTTCATCAGTTTCATGTGAGCCCAACTGGACTTGGGATGAAGATTGGATCACAGTGAGAAGCAATGGCATAGAGGAAAATGAGAAATTAGCTGAAAAATTCGACGAGTTCTTTGCGGATGAAATTACAGCTGAATCTGAATTAGCCCTGGATCAAGTTACTCAAATGGAAGAGTTTGGAGGCTTAGTGTTTGATGAGGATTTGTTTGAATACTCTGTTGACAGTATTAGTGCCATTAGTGTTAGGAGAGACTTTGTAATGGAATATGATGGTGTCAAAGATGATATTGTattagtaattttaaattttgaatctGATAATGAAAATTTTCGTATTCTTGCATCTAAGTTACTTCATTTGAATCCTAATTCATTCAATATGATCTTTATCCTGTTTCTGCAAATAGAATTTCTTTACAATCCCTCAATTCCTTTAATTTTGCTGGAAAGTCAAGGTAAACTTGCAGGGTTTGATTTATCTATTCCGATGTGA